The Mucilaginibacter mallensis genome has a segment encoding these proteins:
- a CDS encoding GNAT family N-acetyltransferase, with protein sequence MKIERANINDNEILTEITKKSKAFWGYSEEQILKWNDDLTISKDYIESNNAFKLLNDNKVIGYYSYIIKEKEIARLDNLFVLPEYIGKGFGKYLVNDFLKLMRNLKIKKIILDSEPNATEFYLRIGFEKIGEFETSIKNRFMPIMEMKL encoded by the coding sequence GTGAAAATTGAAAGGGCGAATATAAATGACAATGAAATATTGACTGAAATAACAAAAAAGTCAAAAGCATTTTGGGGATATTCCGAAGAACAAATTTTGAAATGGAATGATGATCTTACAATTTCCAAAGATTATATTGAAAGTAACAATGCTTTCAAATTATTAAATGACAATAAAGTTATTGGTTATTACTCTTATATTATTAAAGAAAAAGAGATTGCAAGACTTGATAATTTATTTGTATTGCCTGAATATATTGGAAAGGGGTTTGGGAAATATTTGGTCAACGATTTTTTAAAGCTAATGAGAAACCTAAAAATCAAAAAAATAATACTTGACTCAGAACCAAACGCAACGGAATTTTATCTAAGAATTGGGTTCGAAAAAATTGGAGAGTTTGAAACTTCAATAAAAAATAGGTTTATGCCAATTATGGAAATGAAACTTTAA
- a CDS encoding protein kinase/lanthionine synthetase C family protein, whose translation MEWQYELLIDLNASIPLPKPIDYFEDGGDSYLVMEYIRGHSLFEKIMALHQGIIWFAIPAETKRQLVKYILEIINIIDLFDYNGIIHRDINPGNFLIREDESVVAIDIELAFDACGNVPPFTYGTPGYISPQQQQLQAPDIADDIFGLGSLILKVMTGISPGKFSINDQLFQNIKFFMDNNAVAAMTALCMSGDSSLRPGLKSIRHTMDVYDAVLLTENLKTNFSAPKPKISKIEDVIQKGINAFASNVLQNNSGYWVSKAIPEENGIANEFKSYLANPGFANGVAGVLYVLSLAEQLNFNTVDLYENILLNYELLLKTEQPYCSISSGLFRGKTGFSIAINELIIGGLIENTVYNHNLVFQNISEPLSGNNVASGISGQGLAFLHCSNNRQLPVFYDELSLLVARLIKEQNKDGSWLVKKDETQAKGIKLYGFSYGIAGITYFLIEYYTKYEDQKVKDVIVKALDFLLKGRKVNNGELSWPISAVNENFDPWFEYGFSGIALTFIKAYQILGDSKYRKAAETALNCHPKYISSNFLTVANGLAGLGEVYLEAFKVFNDCEWFERAGHIVNVLLHTYREAPNSRIYWLEGNDSLSAADLMSGNIGIIHFLLHYLRPDKIKFLFNID comes from the coding sequence TTGGAATGGCAGTATGAGTTATTAATTGACCTTAATGCCTCTATTCCTTTACCTAAACCAATAGATTATTTCGAGGATGGTGGAGATTCCTATTTAGTTATGGAATATATTAGGGGGCATAGCCTTTTTGAGAAAATTATGGCATTACATCAAGGCATTATATGGTTTGCAATACCGGCAGAAACAAAGCGCCAGTTGGTGAAATACATTCTTGAAATAATAAATATCATTGATCTTTTCGACTATAACGGCATCATCCACCGGGATATTAATCCGGGAAATTTTTTGATCCGGGAAGACGAAAGCGTAGTTGCTATTGATATTGAATTAGCGTTTGACGCTTGCGGTAATGTTCCGCCTTTTACCTATGGGACTCCAGGTTATATTTCACCCCAACAGCAACAATTACAAGCTCCCGATATAGCGGACGATATTTTCGGGCTTGGTTCCCTTATACTTAAGGTGATGACCGGAATTTCGCCTGGTAAATTCAGTATTAATGACCAATTATTTCAGAACATAAAATTTTTCATGGACAACAATGCGGTTGCGGCTATGACCGCATTATGTATGAGCGGAGATAGTTCCTTAAGACCGGGCCTGAAATCAATCCGTCACACAATGGATGTTTACGATGCCGTACTGTTAACAGAGAATTTAAAAACGAACTTTAGCGCACCGAAACCCAAAATAAGTAAAATTGAAGATGTCATTCAAAAAGGAATAAACGCTTTCGCATCAAATGTGCTTCAAAACAATTCCGGCTATTGGGTTTCAAAAGCCATCCCGGAAGAAAACGGAATAGCAAATGAATTTAAAAGTTACCTGGCAAATCCAGGCTTCGCCAATGGGGTTGCAGGTGTTTTATATGTATTGTCATTAGCCGAACAGCTAAATTTTAACACGGTTGACCTCTATGAAAATATTTTATTAAATTATGAACTGCTATTAAAAACGGAACAGCCTTACTGTTCCATTTCAAGCGGATTATTTCGCGGTAAAACGGGATTTTCAATTGCAATTAATGAGCTGATTATAGGCGGCCTAATAGAAAATACAGTTTATAATCACAATCTGGTTTTTCAAAACATTTCAGAACCGTTAAGCGGAAATAATGTTGCTTCGGGTATTTCGGGGCAGGGTCTTGCCTTTTTGCATTGTTCCAATAATCGTCAGCTACCCGTGTTCTATGATGAATTGTCTCTCCTAGTCGCCCGATTAATTAAGGAACAAAATAAGGATGGATCATGGCTGGTTAAAAAAGATGAAACCCAAGCAAAAGGAATTAAACTATATGGTTTTTCTTACGGAATTGCCGGTATAACCTATTTTTTAATTGAATATTACACGAAATACGAAGACCAAAAAGTAAAAGATGTTATTGTTAAGGCACTCGATTTTTTGTTAAAAGGCAGAAAAGTAAATAATGGGGAACTATCCTGGCCAATTAGCGCAGTCAATGAAAATTTTGATCCGTGGTTCGAGTATGGATTTTCGGGAATTGCCTTAACCTTTATAAAAGCCTATCAAATCTTAGGAGATTCAAAATACAGAAAGGCAGCTGAAACTGCTTTAAATTGCCATCCCAAATACATCTCCAGCAATTTTTTAACCGTGGCTAATGGATTAGCCGGTTTAGGAGAAGTTTACCTTGAAGCTTTTAAGGTATTTAATGACTGTGAATGGTTTGAACGTGCCGGGCATATTGTGAATGTCTTATTGCATACTTACCGGGAGGCCCCAAATTCACGCATTTATTGGCTGGAAGGAAATGATTCCTTGTCCGCAGCCGATTTGATGTCCGGTAATATAGGAATTATTCATTTTTTGCTCCATTACCTGCGGCCCGACAAAATTAAATTCCTCTTTAACATTGATTAA
- a CDS encoding Crp/Fnr family transcriptional regulator: protein MIDPDAFIQRLNRTKTLSQKLSTALMSGLKINKYEANETFVSPGNFATAIYFIQTGLVRGAIEGPKEKNTTWFKQEGDLIVPQGIFNQQPSEEYISVMLNTTLLAIPLIHIQKVLESNPELIELIIFLIAESKQESHYREKLLRMPTAKDRYKFLMKNEDYILKRIPQYFIASYINVSKETFSRLHKRRSY from the coding sequence ATGATTGATCCGGATGCTTTTATTCAGCGCTTAAACCGCACCAAAACCTTGTCACAAAAACTGTCAACTGCACTGATGAGCGGGCTGAAAATAAATAAGTACGAAGCAAACGAAACCTTTGTTTCTCCGGGGAACTTTGCCACCGCTATTTACTTTATTCAAACCGGATTAGTTAGAGGGGCAATTGAAGGGCCCAAAGAAAAAAACACCACCTGGTTCAAACAGGAAGGTGATTTAATAGTTCCGCAAGGTATTTTTAATCAGCAACCAAGCGAGGAATACATAAGCGTAATGCTTAATACAACATTATTAGCAATACCTTTAATACATATTCAAAAGGTACTTGAAAGCAATCCTGAACTTATTGAACTCATCATTTTCCTGATAGCGGAAAGCAAGCAGGAAAGCCATTACAGGGAAAAGTTATTAAGAATGCCAACTGCAAAAGACCGGTATAAATTCTTAATGAAAAATGAAGATTATATATTGAAACGCATACCCCAATATTTTATCGCTTCTTACATAAACGTGAGCAAGGAAACGTTTAGCCGTCTGCACAAGAGACGTTCTTATTGA
- a CDS encoding SusC/RagA family TonB-linked outer membrane protein → MKKLTIYLVRAMLCPKIKKQFTLALPALCVLLIHGNSLLAQQSPQFHIKGSVFSGEDSGILPKATIKNNTDGKQTITNSAGEFQLLTADTSGTFTVSYIGFKPLTLIYNHSHPGPFRITLMADENTLREVTVSTGYQTLPQERADGSFAQVDNKLLNRRVSTDILSRLEGVVPDLLFNRNTINGSAGQVDISIRGQNTLFANSQPLIVVDGFPYDGDLNNINPNDIESITVLKDASAASIWGVRSGNGVIVLTTKKGKQNQPLAIELNANVTIGNKPDLYYSKNYILSSDFIGLEQSLFNRGFYDSALQTGYAAVSPAVQLMAEQRAGLISASDLSNQLNLLGQNDIRKDESEYLYRHSVNQQYNLNLRGGGDKSDYFLSLGDDQDNSFYQGNQTGRITINSRLNFYPVKNLQISVGANYVQSTSVSNNPLTEYGGLSVGSNGLYPYAQLVNANGTPAAIPKDYALSYTDTVGHGKLLDWNYRPLDEFHNADNSTKSIENRIDLGVNYKFFKDFHAELKYQYEHSDLTQLNNYNSNTYYARNLINDYTQINPDGTLSYPIPVGGILQQAENGLTSQDVRGQLNFDHIWNNKHQVTAIIGSEVSSTIASINDYTAYGYDKGTGSSVANIDYSDSFGLLPKGSGMIPNTLGFGKTTDNFLSYYSNAAYTYLGRYVFSLSGRIDKSNLFGVSTNQKAVPLYSAGAGWEMSKEDFYHLNWLPYLKLRATYGYTGNINKSATAVTTISQLSNNYDSGDSYDQIDNPGNPELRWEKDRMINLGLDYAFKNQVLSGSIEYYIKKGIDLFGNSPLPPSTGQTTFFGNTADTKGNGLDIVINSRNISSGNFQWTTNFMISHVIDIVTKYDVTATSANYIAFSNSSSILPLTGKSLFGLYSYAWAGLTHNTGDPQGYLNGKVSTDYAGIIANTSVNDMVYNGSSRPTTFGSFRNTFAYKQLSLSLNIIYKLNYYFRKTSYSSQGLPYSGNQDFYSRWQKPGDETTTNVPSLQYPPYTTDRDLFYKYSSVLIDNGDHIRLQDINLSYDFDRSVYKGLPFKHLQVYGYINNVGILWRANHDGLDPDLSSNTTAAAYPLPRTFSLGIKATL, encoded by the coding sequence ATGAAAAAATTAACGATTTATCTCGTCAGGGCTATGCTTTGCCCTAAAATTAAAAAGCAATTTACCCTCGCTCTACCTGCTTTATGTGTGCTGCTTATTCACGGCAATAGTTTACTTGCACAGCAATCCCCACAATTTCATATCAAAGGATCGGTTTTTTCGGGAGAAGATTCCGGGATTCTGCCAAAGGCAACGATAAAAAACAATACGGACGGAAAGCAGACAATAACCAATTCAGCCGGTGAATTTCAACTCCTGACGGCAGATACCAGTGGAACATTCACAGTATCCTATATCGGGTTTAAACCGTTGACACTTATTTATAACCATTCACATCCAGGCCCTTTTAGGATCACCTTAATGGCCGATGAAAATACATTACGAGAGGTAACGGTGTCAACAGGTTACCAGACTTTACCGCAGGAACGCGCTGATGGGTCTTTCGCCCAGGTAGATAATAAATTGCTTAACCGCAGGGTCAGTACCGATATTTTAAGCCGTCTTGAGGGCGTAGTGCCTGATTTGCTTTTTAACAGGAACACTATAAACGGATCGGCTGGCCAGGTGGATATTAGCATAAGGGGCCAAAATACCCTTTTCGCAAACAGTCAGCCATTAATAGTCGTCGACGGTTTTCCTTACGATGGTGACCTAAATAACATCAATCCAAATGATATTGAAAGCATTACCGTTTTAAAAGATGCTTCCGCAGCATCCATTTGGGGAGTAAGGTCAGGTAACGGGGTTATTGTTCTTACAACAAAAAAGGGAAAGCAAAACCAGCCTTTAGCCATAGAATTAAATGCAAACGTAACGATAGGTAATAAACCAGATCTATACTACAGCAAGAATTACATTTTATCCTCTGATTTTATCGGATTGGAACAAAGCCTATTTAACAGAGGCTTTTATGACAGCGCCTTGCAAACCGGATATGCTGCTGTTTCTCCGGCTGTACAATTAATGGCAGAGCAAAGGGCCGGATTAATTTCTGCATCTGATTTGTCAAATCAGTTGAATTTATTAGGGCAAAATGATATTCGAAAAGATGAAAGTGAATATTTATACCGTCATTCTGTTAATCAGCAGTACAACTTAAATTTAAGAGGTGGCGGCGATAAAAGCGATTACTTTTTGTCTTTGGGCGATGATCAGGATAACAGCTTTTACCAGGGCAACCAAACAGGACGGATCACCATTAATTCAAGACTTAATTTCTACCCGGTAAAGAATTTACAAATTTCCGTAGGCGCGAATTATGTACAATCCACCTCAGTATCCAATAACCCCTTAACAGAATACGGCGGATTATCAGTTGGATCAAATGGTTTATATCCTTATGCGCAATTAGTAAACGCAAATGGCACCCCGGCAGCTATTCCTAAAGATTATGCTTTAAGTTATACAGATACGGTTGGGCATGGAAAGCTGCTGGATTGGAATTATAGGCCGCTTGATGAATTTCATAATGCGGACAACTCCACGAAAAGTATTGAGAACCGAATCGACCTCGGCGTGAATTATAAGTTTTTTAAGGACTTTCATGCAGAGTTAAAATATCAGTATGAACACTCAGATCTGACTCAGCTTAATAATTATAATTCCAATACCTACTATGCCCGAAACCTTATCAATGATTACACTCAAATAAACCCGGATGGTACACTTAGTTATCCGATCCCGGTGGGTGGTATATTACAGCAAGCTGAAAACGGGCTTACCTCACAGGATGTACGAGGCCAGTTAAATTTCGATCATATTTGGAATAATAAGCACCAGGTAACCGCCATTATAGGAAGTGAAGTTAGTTCAACTATAGCCAGTATCAATGATTATACAGCATACGGTTATGATAAAGGAACCGGATCAAGCGTTGCCAATATTGATTATAGTGACAGTTTTGGTTTGCTGCCAAAAGGTTCCGGGATGATTCCCAATACACTGGGTTTTGGTAAAACAACTGATAATTTCCTTTCTTATTATAGCAACGCTGCTTACACTTATCTTGGCCGTTACGTATTTTCTTTAAGCGGAAGGATAGACAAATCGAATTTATTCGGCGTATCAACCAATCAAAAAGCTGTTCCGCTTTACTCGGCTGGCGCAGGTTGGGAAATGAGCAAGGAAGATTTCTACCACCTGAACTGGCTTCCTTATTTAAAACTTCGGGCAACCTATGGTTATACTGGTAACATTAATAAAAGTGCTACTGCTGTAACGACCATCAGCCAGTTAAGCAATAATTATGATAGTGGCGATTCGTATGACCAGATTGATAATCCGGGGAATCCTGAACTGAGATGGGAAAAAGACCGCATGATCAATTTAGGATTGGATTATGCCTTTAAAAATCAGGTGCTATCAGGAAGTATTGAGTATTACATTAAAAAGGGAATAGACCTCTTCGGCAATTCTCCTTTGCCACCATCTACAGGACAAACGACATTTTTCGGGAATACGGCAGACACTAAAGGAAACGGCCTTGACATCGTAATCAATAGCAGGAACATCAGTAGTGGGAATTTTCAATGGACAACCAATTTTATGATCAGTCATGTGATTGATATTGTTACCAAATATGATGTAACGGCTACCTCTGCAAACTATATTGCCTTTAGCAACTCAAGCAGCATTTTACCGCTTACCGGCAAATCTTTATTTGGCCTTTATAGTTATGCATGGGCTGGTTTGACACATAATACGGGCGATCCGCAAGGTTACCTGAATGGAAAAGTCAGCACCGACTATGCCGGCATAATCGCCAACACTTCGGTAAATGATATGGTTTATAATGGTTCCTCAAGGCCAACCACCTTCGGTTCTTTCCGGAATACATTTGCTTATAAACAGCTTTCACTGTCCCTGAACATCATTTATAAACTTAATTACTATTTCAGAAAAACCTCTTACAGTTCCCAGGGATTACCTTATTCCGGGAATCAGGACTTTTATTCGAGGTGGCAAAAGCCGGGTGATGAAACCACTACAAACGTACCTTCCCTACAATACCCTCCCTATACTACTGACCGCGACCTGTTTTATAAATATTCGTCTGTGCTTATTGACAACGGTGACCATATCCGGTTACAGGATATCAACCTGAGTTATGATTTTGACAGGTCTGTTTATAAAGGACTTCCATTTAAACACCTGCAGGTTTACGGATATATCAATAATGTAGGCATCCTTTGGCGGGCAAACCATGATGGTCTTGATCCAGACCTCAGTTCAAATACTACGGCTGCGGCATACCCGCTTCCCCGTACTTTTTCATTAGGAATTAAAGCAACCTTATAA
- a CDS encoding RagB/SusD family nutrient uptake outer membrane protein, translating into MKDFTYLKACICFLLFAGVFSGCKKEDSFLNVKPNESLAVPSTLSDLQGIIHNQAVLNGNYPSLGEIACDDYYVSTSLWDNQGTTARNAYVWAKTVYDAGSNVPDWSDSYNQVYYANIVLDYLPKVTYSPSQQQLYNQVKGSALFFRSIAFYNLVQTFALPYDPSTASSDLGIPLRLTSDINAKSVRATEKDCYQQILTDLQTALALLPNSATDITVPSKAATYGLLSRIDLALGDFSGSLANATSCLSLNNTLQDFNQLNPNAFPVFPNYSPEELFHSSLEGNGLVGFNAQVDSNVYKSFSDPNDLRLAIFFYNNGGQIEFNSQFDKHSNVTSAIGTNEIYLNKAECEARAGDIKNAMADLNALLVMRWVTGTFKPYTATTSTDALTQILSERRKELLLSGIRWTDLRRLNKDSRFAITLKRNINNTIYTLPPNDPRYAFPIPDNEIELTGEPQNNR; encoded by the coding sequence ATGAAAGATTTTACTTACCTGAAAGCCTGCATTTGTTTTCTATTGTTCGCCGGTGTGTTTTCCGGTTGCAAAAAGGAGGACAGTTTTTTAAATGTCAAGCCGAATGAAAGCCTGGCAGTGCCCTCTACTTTATCTGATTTACAAGGAATAATACATAATCAGGCGGTCTTAAATGGAAATTACCCCTCATTAGGTGAAATAGCCTGCGATGATTATTACGTCAGCACATCCCTTTGGGATAACCAGGGTACCACCGCAAGAAATGCCTATGTATGGGCGAAAACTGTTTATGATGCAGGTTCTAATGTGCCTGACTGGAGCGACTCTTATAACCAGGTTTATTATGCAAATATTGTACTGGATTATCTACCTAAAGTAACTTACAGTCCGAGCCAACAACAGTTATATAATCAGGTTAAAGGAAGTGCTTTATTTTTTCGCTCGATCGCTTTTTATAACCTCGTGCAGACCTTTGCACTTCCGTATGATCCGTCGACCGCGTCATCGGATTTAGGCATACCGTTAAGGTTAACTTCAGATATAAATGCAAAATCTGTTAGGGCAACCGAAAAGGATTGCTACCAGCAGATATTAACCGACCTTCAAACAGCTTTAGCACTGCTTCCAAATTCGGCGACTGATATCACAGTACCGTCAAAAGCAGCAACTTATGGTCTTCTATCAAGAATTGACCTTGCTTTAGGGGACTTCTCCGGTTCATTGGCAAATGCGACAAGTTGCCTCTCACTTAATAATACACTTCAGGATTTCAACCAGTTAAATCCGAATGCCTTTCCAGTATTTCCAAACTATTCACCCGAAGAATTATTCCACAGTTCTTTAGAGGGAAACGGCCTCGTTGGATTTAACGCCCAGGTTGATTCTAACGTGTATAAGTCGTTTAGCGATCCTAATGACCTGCGGTTAGCCATTTTCTTTTACAACAATGGGGGACAGATAGAATTTAACAGTCAGTTCGACAAACACAGTAATGTTACGAGTGCAATCGGCACCAACGAAATTTATCTGAATAAGGCCGAATGCGAAGCCCGCGCCGGGGATATTAAAAACGCTATGGCTGACCTAAACGCACTGCTTGTAATGCGATGGGTTACAGGAACCTTTAAACCTTACACAGCAACTACAAGTACTGATGCGCTAACTCAGATATTATCCGAGCGGAGAAAAGAACTTTTACTGTCAGGTATCCGGTGGACAGACCTTCGCCGATTAAATAAGGATTCCAGATTTGCAATCACCTTAAAAAGGAATATCAATAATACCATTTATACTTTACCACCCAATGATCCGCGCTACGCTTTTCCAATTCCGGATAATGAAATTGAATTGACCGGCGAACCTCAAAACAACAGATAA
- a CDS encoding MauE/DoxX family redox-associated membrane protein, with protein MKKSLFYEIITAMLILLFIDSGFSKIFDHSGFRRAMHNQPFPFWFAELLAWTIPPVEILVMVASIYAKTRLYGLYASLILLILFTGYIVAILLGVFSKVPCNCGEFIQSLSWGQHLVFNLVFVFLACYDIKLIKELS; from the coding sequence ATGAAAAAATCATTGTTTTATGAAATAATTACTGCCATGCTGATCCTGCTTTTTATTGATTCAGGCTTTAGTAAGATTTTTGATCACTCAGGATTTAGGCGGGCAATGCACAACCAGCCTTTCCCTTTTTGGTTCGCTGAGCTATTAGCCTGGACAATTCCACCAGTAGAAATTTTGGTAATGGTTGCTTCAATATATGCCAAAACGAGATTATATGGCCTCTATGCATCGCTTATTTTATTGATATTATTTACAGGCTACATCGTGGCCATATTATTAGGGGTATTTTCAAAGGTGCCGTGCAATTGCGGCGAATTCATTCAATCCCTCAGTTGGGGGCAGCATCTTGTCTTTAACCTGGTCTTTGTATTCCTGGCCTGTTATGACATCAAATTAATAAAAGAATTAAGCTGA
- a CDS encoding helix-turn-helix domain-containing protein, with protein MEDHLFTKKPLSLGQKVERIRMFRGIKQEYLASKLGISQSQVSKIEQQDEIEENLLKQIAEILGVTPEAIKNFDEERITYNINNYYDIHDIEIKDNASSNFVAQQFNPIEKITELYERLLNSEREKMEMIKGKTN; from the coding sequence ATGGAAGATCATCTATTTACAAAGAAGCCTTTATCTCTCGGTCAAAAGGTTGAACGTATCCGTATGTTTAGGGGAATTAAACAAGAATATTTGGCAAGTAAACTCGGAATATCGCAGTCGCAAGTATCCAAAATTGAACAACAGGACGAAATAGAGGAAAATTTGTTAAAACAAATTGCTGAAATATTAGGCGTTACACCTGAAGCAATTAAAAATTTTGATGAAGAGAGAATTACATACAACATCAATAATTACTATGATATTCATGATATTGAGATAAAAGACAATGCCTCAAGTAATTTTGTAGCACAGCAATTTAATCCAATTGAAAAAATCACCGAATTGTACGAAAGGCTTTTGAATAGTGAGAGAGAAAAAATGGAAATGATTAAAGGGAAAACAAATTAA
- a CDS encoding helix-turn-helix domain-containing protein — protein MESVSYNKPIHIGKKIERVRKLRGMTQDEVGTGLGISKQAVSKLEQSESIDDDRLDQIAKVLGVTKDGLANFNEEKIFNISTNFNEGCSVTTHSIYTFVENLNNPIEKIIELYEGLLKSEREKVEILLNKVPK, from the coding sequence ATGGAATCAGTTAGTTATAATAAACCCATTCATATTGGTAAAAAAATAGAAAGAGTTCGTAAGCTTCGGGGCATGACTCAAGATGAGGTGGGTACGGGTTTAGGTATTTCTAAGCAAGCTGTTTCTAAGTTAGAACAAAGCGAATCTATAGATGATGATCGATTGGATCAAATAGCCAAAGTTTTAGGGGTCACAAAGGATGGATTGGCCAATTTTAACGAAGAAAAAATCTTTAATATTAGTACTAACTTTAATGAAGGGTGTTCAGTTACTACACACTCAATTTATACGTTTGTTGAAAATCTAAATAATCCAATTGAAAAAATCATTGAACTATATGAAGGTTTGCTAAAAAGTGAAAGGGAAAAAGTGGAGATATTACTCAACAAAGTTCCGAAATAA
- a CDS encoding TlpA family protein disulfide reductase, giving the protein MNNPIKIIAITLSLFCCISASGSAVIRGYYPSLKDGDMVILTADPYGDPNFTGYAKTFEAKVSNHNFLFNLPDVSVPTRFRLRFKDGEDKLTFTNKYLTKSLNSYYYENGDDVMITENAKDLSFSGKGSEKYSLIQQLKVKENPAANHINLNFFQTPRTFVISQDSNILLEFKYLNINRSMVSHDLFYILEAGLIGRWYGTTDGLKMMNESDRKHILDSLSFLKTNFPISYANLKTLNALPIVAYGDSYTNGIFCRYMYDSCYVKNLPFLTSIYYTYVKENFEGLLRERLVTNLFFDRRTESEDNSGILTDALSWVTDSNFRSILSDLKSHRMVGGDAFDFNLIDDKGNWHKMAEFKGKVVFIDFWFTGCGNCIQVAPYLEKLEEQFKDKPVVFLSINVDTKGDLWKKSIASKKYTTRYAINLFSGERGLNSQISKYYNVTGGPTLILIDKKGNLMMSPTDPRLDDGNNITSMITQEVNRP; this is encoded by the coding sequence ATGAACAATCCTATAAAAATAATTGCAATAACACTTTCATTGTTTTGTTGTATTTCAGCCTCCGGATCGGCAGTGATCAGGGGCTACTATCCATCATTAAAAGATGGCGATATGGTGATACTTACCGCTGACCCATACGGCGACCCCAACTTTACCGGGTATGCTAAAACCTTTGAAGCTAAAGTTAGTAACCACAACTTCCTATTCAATTTACCTGACGTTAGCGTACCGACCAGATTTAGATTGCGTTTTAAGGATGGTGAAGATAAATTAACCTTTACTAATAAGTATTTAACCAAATCACTGAATAGCTATTATTATGAAAATGGTGACGATGTTATGATTACCGAAAACGCTAAAGATCTATCATTTTCGGGAAAAGGTTCTGAAAAATACAGTCTTATACAACAGTTGAAAGTCAAAGAAAATCCCGCAGCCAATCACATAAATCTTAATTTTTTTCAAACCCCCAGGACCTTTGTTATATCACAGGATTCCAATATTCTCTTAGAATTTAAGTATTTAAATATCAACAGATCAATGGTTTCGCATGATTTATTTTACATCTTAGAAGCTGGTCTTATTGGCAGGTGGTACGGAACGACTGATGGTTTGAAAATGATGAATGAAAGCGACCGAAAACATATATTGGATTCTTTATCATTCCTAAAAACCAACTTTCCTATTTCCTACGCTAACTTAAAAACTTTGAATGCTTTGCCTATTGTGGCGTATGGGGATAGTTACACCAATGGGATTTTTTGCCGTTATATGTATGACAGTTGTTATGTAAAAAATCTACCATTCCTTACATCCATATATTATACGTATGTGAAAGAAAACTTTGAGGGCTTGTTAAGGGAGCGTTTAGTAACCAATTTGTTTTTCGATAGAAGAACAGAATCGGAGGATAATTCAGGGATATTGACAGATGCACTAAGTTGGGTTACCGACAGCAATTTTCGTTCGATCCTTTCAGATTTAAAATCCCACCGGATGGTGGGCGGCGATGCTTTTGATTTTAATCTCATCGACGATAAAGGTAACTGGCATAAGATGGCTGAATTTAAAGGAAAAGTAGTGTTTATTGATTTTTGGTTTACTGGCTGTGGAAATTGCATACAAGTAGCACCTTATCTGGAAAAATTGGAGGAACAATTTAAAGATAAGCCGGTAGTGTTTTTGAGTATTAATGTCGACACCAAAGGCGATTTATGGAAAAAGAGTATAGCGTCAAAAAAATATACCACAAGGTACGCCATCAATCTCTTTAGCGGAGAGAGAGGGTTAAACAGTCAAATCAGTAAGTATTATAATGTCACAGGCGGCCCGACCTTAATTTTAATTGATAAAAAAGGTAATTTAATGATGTCGCCGACAGACCCTCGTTTGGATGATGGCAATAACATCACCAGCATGATTACCCAGGAGGTGAATCGTCCATAA